TGCCATTGCACCTGAAACCCCTCGCCTTGAGGGGGCCCTTCTAGGTGTGCTCAGTATCCGGCCTCTCAATAAAAGGGCCAACAAGTGCCAGTGGAGATAGTGGGTTTTGGGATATGGGCTCAGGAGAGGCCAGTCTCTCTGTCTCTCGCAATATGTGGATTGTATCCATTGGATGAATGGACCAGCATAATGCTCTGGACTGCCTTAGAGAACCCCGAAAGTAAAcgttttcccttcctccctcaatGGTCACAATCCTCTCCCctgtcctctccctccctcccaaccctgcccctcccagagctacaCTAACCACTGGCTCTTCACTAGGGGATGAGGCTCAGCCCAAGAACCTTAGCTGCCTCTTCAATGAGGTTGATCGGCTAATGTGCAGCTGGGAAGTGAGGAGAGAGGTCACCAGCTCTGTCTTGTTCACGCTCTTCTACAGAACCCCACCAGCATCAGAGTAAGTGACCTGCCCATGGCAACGTATGCCTGTCCTCCTGTATCAGATCATCCCTTCTGCTCACTCAGGCCTGGCTGCTCTCTTCCCCAGAGAGACAGAATGCTCTCCAGTCCATGAGGAGGAATTGCCTGGCAGCCACTACCTGCTCCACAGCTGTGAGATCAATGTCACCAACCCCAGCAGGCTGAGCCAGTACCTCATAACTGTCCGGCCCAAGAAGTAGGAGAAACTGATAGAAGCCACCCAAAACAGTGAGAGCCCATTTGCATCCTCTGCCCAGGGTTATCTGGGGGTTTCTCCTCCAGCTTAGGAAATGCTTGGGTTGGCAGAGGTGGAATGGTTAACAAAAGAACTAGACAGTGATGTGTGGGTGGGACAGAGGGCTGGTAAAGGAAGCTCCCAGCACTGGAGCTCCTGACTGGCACCGACAGAGCACTGCTGCGAGGAGGCACAGAATGGGCGTGTGGAGATGAGATGTGTCAGAGGGGGGCACTGCTATTAGCAGACCTTGGTGCTAGTCTGCTCAGGCAACAAGTTTCGCACCCGCATATCCTTAGTCCTGCCCACAACCCAGAGTGGGAAAGGGAATGGGCAGGAAGATAAGCTGGGAGATGGATGCATGTTCCTAACGCGTTGTTTGTGTTCTAGTCAAGCCGCTTGCGCCTGTCAACGTGACAGTGATAAAGACGAAAGACCAGGAGTATGAGCTGAGATGGACAAAACAGATCCTAAGCTATGACCATATAGGCCAGAGATATGAATTCTTGTATTGGAAGACTGGTGACTCTTTGGAGGTAGGTGATGGtactgctgggagcccaggactCTGCCAGGGAGGTGGGTGGATGGGACAGAGAGTTCCTCACCCCTCCTCCATCTCTTCTCCTTTTCTCTTCCCAGAATGCCCAGATTGTAAACATCAGCAATGACAAGCCTCCCCGCATCATCACCCTGCAGATGCTGGAGCCCTCCACACACTATAGGGGGAAAATGCGGGCGAGGGTGCACTCGGATGGCTACAaggggtcctggagcgagtggaGTGAGGAGTGCACCTGGGAAACAGAGTGGTACATCCCAGCTGGACTACGGGCTTGGGACTTTGGGGGAGAGGGTCAGTTCCCTCCCTAGAGAAACAGGTCCCTTAGCTGGGGGTTCAGGGGAACCGGGGTTTCATACAGTTAATTAAGCAAAGAGCCTGACCAGGGTCTCCTTGGTACCTAGCTGCATGCTTCAGTTCACAGAGCATGGGTATAATTGGCTTATCTGAATGGAAGCCTGGGCCTGCCATTTTCCATGGGAACAAGAAAACAGTATGAAAATCAGGGGTTGGAAGTGGATGCACTAGGTGAGGAGACAAAGGGGCTTCCACAAGGATGAACTGCCTACATTGTCAGAGTGTCGTACAGAGGGTTTAGTTCCATGATTCCCAGGAAAATTAGGGAGGAGGGCCACATGACTGTAATCTTCGCCTACACATTGTATCTCTGCACTGCAGTCTTTGAGGTGTCCACGTTACTACCTTTAAGAGGAACCAGGCAGACTGGATCCCACTGGACATGGTCAGGCTGAAAATGGGGCTGGAGGCCAGTGAGAGAAGTTCATGGATCTAAGTGGAGGGCTGGAGCTGGTTAAACGGTTCATTCTGAACAACATTTTCATGTCTGTGAAATAAGAAAAAGATGGGCTCTTTGCAACTGATTTTAAGCAAATCTGTTAGATCCTACAGGGTTTTCACTGGTCATTCAGAGAAGCGATGCTTCATGGGTGTGTTGTTCAGCATTTGGAATTCAGACTGTGTGATTGATCACTAGGTTCTCATGGTGCGGTTCCTGGTCTCCGACTGGCTTCCTGAACCTGTACAAACAGGAGAGGTGAAGGAATAGGCCTTAATTGTGACTGTACAGAATCAAATATGTGTGTTTCTTGTAAATTCACGCTTAACTGCAAGTCTCCTGGCAATTCTAATGACtgggtgtttttctttttttgttgatATCTGCAATGTTCTTGTAGTTTAGTTTCTGTAATGACCCATCCAGTCCCATAAATGGAcgcaaatctgacatcaggaattataacattcaaaaaccaataggagaacacttcaatctccctggtcactcaataacagatttaaaagtggcaattcttcaacaacaaaaacttcaaaaacagactccaacgagaaactgcagaactgcaattaatttgcaaactagacaccatcaaattaggcccaactagagactgggagtggatgggtcactacagaaactaaatcaatttgttagtctctaaagtgccacaaggactccttgttgtttttgctgatacagactaacacggctaccactctgaaatctctcatttatctgtctcagtcTCTTCACCACTGATCCTCCCACTGCTGGTCCCAGCCTTCACCATCATGCTGATAGCATTTGGCTGGTGTGGTTATAGAGGCTTACTCAGGTAAGTTTGCACTGGGAGTGGGAGATTCGCCAGACACATTGGTAAAGTGAGTGCAGGGAGGGACAGAGAAACAAAGGTGAGGTGCTGTATGGGCACACCCCTATCCTTGATCTAGGGCTTAATCCAGCTGGGGATATGCCAGGGCTGCAGCTTGAGTGCTGGGCCATGGAGTTTCAGGACCTCTGGGTTGACAAGGGGGCCCAGAGTAAGGCTGTGTGTCAGGTGTAGCCTCCCCCTAGGAGAAGTGACCCTGCAAACTCTGTCTTGTTACAGCAAGaagaaaaaatgggaggaaaagaTTCCAAATCCCGGCAAGAGCCAGCTGCTCCAGAGCTACTTCCAGGTAAGAGAGAACTGCTGACCCTGGAGAAGTGGAAGTGGAAGCTCTGCATGGGTCAGAGAAAGGGGAAATGCTGCCCTGGGGTTTATTGCTGAGTGTGTAGCTGCCCAGGTGGAACCTCAACATGCTGATCAAACCACTGCCCCCGACTGGGGGATCATGGGAGCACTGTGAGCAAACTGGAAACGGCAGATTAGGCCATTGGTCTCTCACATCTGTTATCCTGCTTCAGTGGCCAaaacctgatgcttcagaggtaaACAAACTCctgcccacaatgcacctggTCAAGAGTGCAACACTCTGCATAGGGAAATTACTTCCTGGCCCTATGTGCACGAGAAATCtatttcttctctcccctcccccgaatGTTACCAGCTGTTACTCTTATTGAGTGACCCTCTCATGCTATGGGACAAGGGGAAAAGGAGTCACCACTCAGTCTGCCCAGTCCCCTTAGTAATGATCTTCCAGGGcaagccccaaccacctgcatTTCCGTGCGAGGGCCAGTCACAGTGTTTGCTTTGCAGGAGCGTGCCCCCAAAGGGCTGGGgaaagtgaaggcaggaggctgagtCATGGTCCTGCCCCACTTCTGTACCTACTGCACCCTGGTGAGCAGGTATAATCACCCTACAGGATGGTGGCACCTGCCTAGGTCCACCTCAAAGAGAcacagtccctcccccacccaccctgaaGTGGTGGTGCTCCCCACCAGCACAACTCCTAAAACCTCAGCCAAATCTATGCCAGGTGCCTCCATGGCTCCCATCAGCACAGGATTGGGTGCTTCATAACCtttagtgcagggatcggcaacctttggcttgcggcccgccagggtaagcacatcCCTCAGTCCGCGCCGCTTTtctcagcccccattggcctgggacagcgaaccgcggccagtgggagccgcgatcagccaaacctgcggacgtggcaggtaaataaactggcccagcccaccagggtgcttaccctggcaggctgcgggccaaaggttgccgatccctgcgtTAGTGTATTTCTCCTTACAATGCCCTTGTGAGCCAGGGCAGcactattatcccattttacagctagacAACTGAGGCAAGGAGGTTAAATGACTCGTCCAAGGCCACGCACAAAGTCTGTAGAGGAACAGGAACTTAAACCCAGGTCTTCCACACCTGACACTAGACACCATCCCCCTTCCACTCTTGTCCTTTGCACATTCAATAAATCTGTCACTCTTTTTCTGtcctgtatcatagaatcatagaatatcaaggttggaagggacctcaggaggtcatctagtccaaccccctgctcaaagcaggaccagttcccaactaaatcatcccagccagggctttgtcaagtctaaccttaaaaacctctaaggaaggagactccaccacctccctaggtaacccattccagtgcttcaccaccctactaatgaaaaagtttttcctaatatccaacctaaacctccccaactgcaacttgagaccattactccttgttctgtcatcaggtaccactgagaacagtctagatccatcctctttggaatcccctttcaggtagttgaaagcagctatcaaatcccccctcattcttctcttctgcagactaaacaatcccagttccctcagcctctcctcataagtcatgtgctccagccccctaatcatttttgttgccctccgctggactctttccaatttttccaaatccttcttgtagtgtggggccccaaactggacaccgtactccagatgaggcctcaccaatgtcgaatagaggggaacgatcacgtcccttgatctgctggcaatgccccacttatacagcccagaatgccgttagccttcttggcaacaagggcacactgttgactcatatccagcttctcgtccactgtaacccctaggtccttttctgcagaactgcatcctagccattcggtccctagtctgtaacagtgcatgggattcttccatcctaagtgcaggactctgcacttgtccttgttgaacctcatcaggttacttttggcccaatcctctaatttgtctaggtccctctgtatcctgtccctaccctacagcatatctaccactcctcccagtttagtgtcatctgcaaactcgctgagagtgcagtccacgccatcctccagatcattaatgaaaatattgaacaaaatcggccccaggaccgacccctggggcactccacttgaaactggctgccaactagacatggagccgttgatcactacccgttgagcccgacgatctagccagctttctatccaccttatagtccattcatccagcccatacttctttaacttgctggcaagaatactgtgggagactgtatcaaaagctttgctaaagtcaaggaataacacatccactgctttcccctcatccacagagccagttatctcctcatagaaggcaattaggttagtcaggcatgacttgcccttggtgaatccatgctgattgttcctgatcattttcctctcctctaagtgcttcagaattgattccttgaggacctgctccatgatttttccagggactgaggtgaggctgagtggcctgtagttccccggatcctccttcttcccttttttaaagatgggcactacattagcctttttccagtcatccgggacctcccccgatcaccatgagttttcaaagataatggccaatggctctgcaatcacatccgccaactcctttagcaccctcggatgcagcgcatctggccccatggacttgtgctcgtccagtttttctaaatagtcccgaaccacttctttctccacagagggctggtcaccttctccccatactgtgctgcccagtgcagcagtctgggagctgaccttgttcgtgaagacagaggcaaaaaaaatcattgagtacattagctttttccacatcctctgttactaggttgcctccctcattcagtaaggggcctacactttccttgactttcttcttgttgctaacatacctgaagaaacccttcttgttactcttaacatctcttgctagctgcaactccaagtgtgatttggtcttcctgatttcactcctgcatgcctgagcaatatttttatactcctccctggtcatttgtccaatcttccacttcttgtaaggttcttttttgtgtttaaggtcagcaaggatttcactgttaagccaagcttgtcgcctgccatatttactgttctttctacacattggggtgtttttttcctgcaacctcaataaggattctttaaaatacagccagctctcctggactcctttccccctcatgttattctcccaggggatcctgcccatcagttccctgagggagtcaaagtctgcttttctgaagtccagggtccatattctgctgctctcctttcttccttgtgtcaggatcctgaactccaccatctcatggtcactacctcccaggttcccatccacttttgcttcccctactaattcttcctggtttgtgaatagcaggtctagaagagctctgcccctagttggttcctccagcacttgcaccaggaaattgtcccctacacttttcaaaaacttcctggattgtctgtgcaccgctgtattgctctcccagcagatatcagggtgattaaagtctcccatgagaaccagggcctgcgatctagtaacttctgctagttgccggaagaaagcctcgtccacctcatccccctggtctggtggtctatagcagactcccaccactaaacttaatccagagactctcaggtttttctgcagtttcataccagagctctgagcagtcatactcctctcttactgCTGCCCAGATCTCAACCCACCTCCACTGGCCCTCTCTGAAGCTCTTCAATCTCAGCTACATCCTCTGTCCCGGGAGGTGATCAGAAATGTAGTGCTCCAAGGAGAGGCCACCCCGTCTGACAGAAGGGCACTATTTCCATTCCCTTTTTAATGCTCCCAATCAATCTATCAGCTTTTAGAGCTTTGTCCCGCTCTGGGCAGATACCTCCATTGCTCTgttcctcagggccggctccaggcaccagtttaacaagcaggtgcttggggcggccaagggagaggggcggcacctgcagcaattcgggggcggcaggtccctcactccctctaggagcgaaggacctgccgctgaactgccgccgccgattgcggctttttttttttcttccccaattgctgctgccgatcgcggcttttttttatttttttgcttggggcggcagaaatgctggagccggccctgctgttccTGAAGGCTTGGCTGTAGCAAGTAGCCACCCCAGCACACCTCCTCCTGGCTGGGTGTGGCAGTGCAGCAAATTTCTCCTTAGTTTTTCCCTACTAATCTTTGGCCTACTCCAGCCATAAGAGTACCCTGGCCCTCCGGTCAGATAACGTGACAGAGTCCTGCCCCTTCTGGCCAGAGTCCTTTACCATGTCCGATAGAACCGTAAACAAAACAGCCACCACAGCCTCACAGGCCTGCCTCATCTGCTCCACTTATCCCCACAGCTtgtctccaggtcctgtgcttTCAACAGCCCCACTGTCCAGGGGCTGGCACGCTCCTTCCCTTGCtcaggggctcaggcaggctacTGCTCCTCAGGGCCACTGTCTCCAGTCAGGCTTCCCACTCACCCCTGGAGTAGCctgtctgctctgcctcctccctctcagccttctctcaGGCTActtcccacctcctctccccaggtCTCCTTCCTCCCACTAGCCTCATTCAGCTCTTTATGGCCACAagcccttctcttccccacctgGGCTTATTTCTAATTAGGCCTGGCCCATCCTCCAGGTTCAAGGAGACAAGTTAATTGGCCTTACAAGGCTTTACCCTTTCACAGCACCTGTAGGGTAAATACCCCATTACATTGTATAACTGTGCcccagtgggtcacaactgagaatgccaAACTGCTAAGAAacagggcaaacacaacccaaaactggtggttattcttccataagatataccaaaccagcaacaaaagtaaacttctgtttcaccacactggctaacaagacatcataaaagcagtttccttaggcattcccgttcttatatcaccaccaaaaccaCTGGATTTAGAGAGGAGTGGTTCTTTACAagtctaaaaaaataaaaggttcttctggtCCCagaggaccagccacacacccagatcAATATGTACAtcagatcttaccccaaaatcacgctgatgccaatctTTTAGTATCTagaatctaaagatttatttataaaaagaaggtGAGTTAAAATTGCTCAGAGGAATCAAATACGTATAGTAATTGCAAACACCACagtcaggcttgtagcagtgatggaataaactgctggcttaagtcaagtctctggctgcttccaaatcattgaaaGGTCCTCAAT
The Emys orbicularis isolate rEmyOrb1 chromosome 1, rEmyOrb1.hap1, whole genome shotgun sequence DNA segment above includes these coding regions:
- the LOC135879638 gene encoding LOW QUALITY PROTEIN: cytokine receptor common subunit beta-like (The sequence of the model RefSeq protein was modified relative to this genomic sequence to represent the inferred CDS: substituted 1 base at 1 genomic stop codon); its protein translation is MKAFCSALLALCWAFRVGESRESLLMQSRRCYNDYTSRTTCMWQECTAARRFLNVTLHHEDNIGDSSSPFFSAHRRSTQIPCEPQGGKELPICQDSCVCWSCHGNSIHFGLRVNDNYSFKPDRLLQAELNVSLFQNVQTLPPQKRWINVTEAAWEAAGGRKRRHRLPNELELDMTYKQEWESWEKSSSLSVAKSSHCLLSCDALVPGSTYVARVRSKPSRGAGWSGQSGEWSTAVSWKSQEGDEAQPKNLSCLFNEVDRLMCSWEVRREVTSSVLFTLFYRTPPASEETECSPVHEEELPGSHYLLHSCEINVTNPSRLSQYLITVRPKKXEKLIEATQNIKPLAPVNVTVIKTKDQEYELRWTKQILSYDHIGQRYEFLYWKTGDSLENAQIVNISNDKPPRIITLQMLEPSTHYRGKMRARVHSDGYKGSWSEWSEECTWETESVSSPLILPLLVPAFTIMLIAFGWCGYRGLLSKKKKWEEKIPNPGKSQLLQSYFQVRENC